A single Lancefieldella parvula DSM 20469 DNA region contains:
- a CDS encoding DUF364 domain-containing protein codes for MGNFLLEETATKVKDILGEKINDLSIERAVFGLFFSGVKLSDGQGGLCFTPVKEIPQAVCCPSSARAMPLSGRLTKRSIEETLADLNSNNILRKTLAIATLNALSASCWNAGEAKRGGYALELDKNTFDEVEIPVEGKTVVVGALVPILKRLIKSHADFTVLEMDKRTLKGAELDHYAPPEDAHLYIPDADLVVITGVTVLNDTLPDLLQLVKPGAEVVVTGPTASMLPDVFFTHGVTMMGGVLVTKPDEVLDCISEGGSGYHFFGKSAERLIIKKA; via the coding sequence ATGGGAAACTTCCTGCTCGAAGAAACTGCAACCAAGGTAAAGGATATTCTTGGCGAGAAAATCAACGACCTTTCCATTGAACGCGCAGTTTTTGGTCTCTTTTTCTCCGGCGTTAAACTTAGCGATGGCCAAGGTGGACTGTGCTTTACTCCCGTTAAAGAAATACCACAAGCAGTTTGCTGTCCCTCAAGTGCTCGTGCTATGCCGCTTTCAGGCAGGTTAACCAAACGCTCCATTGAAGAAACTCTTGCTGATCTCAACAGCAACAATATCTTGCGAAAAACTCTTGCTATTGCCACCTTAAATGCGCTCTCTGCAAGTTGCTGGAATGCTGGTGAGGCAAAACGAGGCGGCTATGCCCTTGAACTCGATAAGAACACGTTTGATGAAGTAGAAATTCCTGTAGAGGGAAAAACCGTTGTTGTAGGTGCGCTCGTTCCTATTCTCAAACGTCTTATCAAGTCCCATGCCGACTTCACAGTACTTGAAATGGATAAACGTACGCTTAAAGGTGCCGAACTTGACCACTACGCTCCACCTGAAGATGCGCATCTCTACATCCCCGATGCTGACCTTGTGGTTATTACTGGTGTTACAGTGCTCAATGATACGCTACCCGATTTATTACAACTTGTAAAACCTGGTGCAGAAGTAGTGGTCACTGGACCAACTGCAAGTATGTTGCCAGACGTCTTCTTTACACATGGTGTCACTATGATGGGTGGCGTTTTGGTCACCAAGCCTGACGAAGTACTTGACTGCATTAGTGAAGGCGGTAGCGGTTACCATTTCTTTGGCAAAAGCGCCGAAAGGTTGATCATCAAGAAGGCTTAA
- a CDS encoding M20 family metallopeptidase, with protein MSSRTNFDASKLPNNLPEVAKMTAQLVALKSTDPGSYEEEIETFIKTWIVNSCSFSLPNKKEMFPIIQEVEVFPHRRCLRATIPSATTSFDSSTLPPSDLTFICHMDTVTDGDGWDSETPAFNPVYKDGLLYGRGSCDMKGGLACALLAFRDACQTCKTQKTLPQKSLSVIFTVDEEANMRGVERVIDAGWVGEKGWVLDAEPTNNAIRGSHKGRTWFKITVTGITAHASTPWKGADAIAAMAIVINEIRTAVQSLPTHPELGSSTVTFGQILGGYQPYVVPDKAELWVDMRLAPPTTTQAAERIVQQAIKRAQTEICGTHASYDITGNRPSVVLPKDSELLAQLLSCAESCNTPAKLDIFTGYTDTAVIASTCRNTECMSYGPGELERAHKPNEYVPVEDLTRVYRVFKSLIKSTICDF; from the coding sequence ATGTCAAGCAGAACTAATTTTGACGCATCCAAACTTCCTAACAACCTACCAGAAGTTGCAAAAATGACAGCACAACTTGTTGCTCTTAAAAGTACTGATCCTGGTTCTTATGAAGAAGAGATTGAAACATTTATTAAAACGTGGATTGTTAACTCGTGTTCTTTTTCACTGCCCAATAAAAAAGAGATGTTTCCTATCATCCAAGAAGTTGAAGTTTTTCCTCATAGACGTTGCCTTAGGGCAACAATCCCCAGTGCTACCACATCATTTGATTCCTCTACACTCCCCCCATCAGACCTGACATTTATCTGCCATATGGATACCGTAACTGATGGCGATGGCTGGGACTCTGAAACACCTGCATTCAATCCCGTATATAAAGATGGGCTGCTGTATGGACGAGGCTCATGTGATATGAAAGGGGGGCTTGCCTGTGCACTTCTCGCCTTTAGAGACGCTTGTCAGACATGCAAGACACAAAAGACACTTCCACAAAAATCTCTTTCTGTCATCTTCACAGTTGACGAAGAAGCTAATATGCGCGGCGTTGAACGTGTTATAGACGCTGGTTGGGTTGGCGAGAAAGGCTGGGTACTTGACGCTGAGCCTACAAACAACGCCATCCGTGGATCTCACAAAGGTCGAACCTGGTTCAAAATTACTGTTACCGGAATCACAGCTCACGCAAGCACCCCTTGGAAAGGTGCTGATGCTATCGCTGCAATGGCAATTGTTATAAATGAGATACGAACTGCAGTGCAGAGCCTACCCACTCATCCAGAGCTTGGATCATCAACGGTAACCTTTGGGCAGATTTTGGGTGGGTATCAACCGTACGTTGTTCCTGATAAAGCCGAACTCTGGGTTGACATGCGCTTAGCACCCCCTACAACAACGCAAGCTGCAGAGCGTATAGTGCAACAAGCAATCAAGCGAGCCCAAACAGAGATTTGCGGTACTCACGCCAGCTATGACATTACGGGAAATAGGCCTTCCGTTGTCCTTCCCAAGGATTCAGAACTTCTCGCACAGCTTCTCTCGTGTGCAGAATCTTGCAATACGCCTGCAAAGCTCGATATTTTTACTGGATATACCGATACCGCTGTAATTGCATCCACCTGCAGAAATACAGAATGTATGTCATATGGACCTGGAGAACTTGAACGTGCTCATAAACCAAATGAGTACGTTCCTGTAGAAGATTTAACACGCGTATATCGTGTATTTAAATCACTGATAAAAAGTACCATATGCGACTTTTAA
- a CDS encoding uracil-xanthine permease family protein, which yields MADSKKSILFQWDGVPSVGELIPLSLQHVVAAVVGIITPAIIIAGVCNLAPADKTLLIQVSLVMSGLVTILQAYPLFGKFGAGLPIIMGTSFAYVPTLQAIGAANGIGAILGAELIGGIVAVLFGFFFKKIRVLFPNVVTGTVVLCIGLSLYSVAIGYMAGGKSSANFGAPQNWIVALITLAACIYFSNFAKGVFKLGSLLFGMLVGYVVSIPFGMINYESVVNASWVELPHFMPFALEFVPATIASVTIVFIVAALEAVGNMTGATVGGMDREPTDTELTGGLVSQGVMTMVGAFFGAFPTSTYGQNVGIVTQTRVINRRVFAVAGAILLVAGLAPKLAAILSGIPQPVIGGATINVFGTISMTGIRILSKDGLTPRRATIAGLSLALGMGITMTSNSLAGPGMPAFINEVFGHSAIVVAALSAIILNLVLPKGGPDKEVVEAVEGAAEVQEEAVGALYKSAATGVPAVEHKPGSVKAYKTGYKSE from the coding sequence ATGGCGGATTCAAAGAAATCCATTTTGTTTCAATGGGATGGGGTACCGTCTGTTGGCGAGCTTATTCCACTTTCATTACAGCATGTAGTTGCAGCTGTAGTGGGCATCATTACACCTGCAATTATTATTGCGGGTGTTTGCAACCTTGCGCCAGCGGATAAAACACTGCTTATTCAAGTTTCGTTAGTAATGTCTGGATTAGTTACTATTTTGCAGGCATATCCACTCTTCGGCAAGTTTGGTGCAGGGTTACCGATAATTATGGGCACAAGTTTTGCCTACGTACCTACCTTGCAAGCTATTGGCGCCGCTAATGGAATTGGGGCCATTCTTGGAGCTGAACTTATCGGTGGTATCGTTGCTGTTTTGTTTGGTTTCTTCTTTAAGAAGATTCGTGTGTTATTCCCTAATGTTGTAACAGGTACCGTAGTACTTTGCATTGGTCTTTCTCTATATAGCGTTGCTATTGGATATATGGCCGGTGGTAAGAGCTCAGCAAACTTTGGTGCTCCTCAAAACTGGATTGTTGCTCTTATTACTCTTGCTGCATGTATTTACTTCAGTAATTTTGCTAAAGGTGTTTTCAAGCTCGGATCTTTACTTTTTGGCATGCTCGTAGGTTATGTTGTTTCCATTCCTTTTGGCATGATTAACTACGAGTCTGTAGTCAATGCTTCTTGGGTTGAGCTTCCTCACTTTATGCCTTTTGCTCTTGAATTTGTTCCAGCAACAATTGCTTCGGTAACTATTGTCTTTATTGTTGCTGCACTTGAGGCTGTTGGTAACATGACTGGTGCAACGGTAGGCGGTATGGATCGTGAACCCACCGATACAGAGCTTACTGGTGGTCTTGTTTCTCAGGGTGTTATGACTATGGTTGGTGCTTTCTTTGGAGCATTCCCAACTTCAACATATGGTCAAAATGTTGGTATCGTGACACAAACTCGTGTTATTAATCGTCGTGTTTTTGCGGTTGCAGGTGCAATCCTTTTGGTAGCCGGTTTGGCTCCAAAGTTAGCGGCAATTCTTTCAGGCATTCCTCAGCCTGTTATTGGCGGAGCTACTATTAACGTATTCGGTACTATTTCAATGACTGGTATTCGTATTCTTTCTAAAGATGGTCTTACTCCTCGTAGAGCAACTATCGCAGGTTTGTCTCTTGCGTTAGGTATGGGTATTACCATGACGTCTAACTCTCTTGCAGGTCCTGGAATGCCTGCGTTTATTAATGAGGTATTTGGACATTCTGCTATTGTTGTTGCAGCGCTTTCTGCCATTATTCTTAATCTTGTTCTTCCTAAGGGTGGACCTGATAAGGAAGTTGTTGAAGCGGTTGAGGGAGCTGCAGAAGTACAGGAAGAAGCAGTTGGAGCATTGTATAAATCAGCTGCGACAGGTGTACCTGCAGTTGAGCATAAGCCAGGTTCTGTTAAGGCGTATAAAACAGGCTATAAGTCTGAGTAG
- a CDS encoding helix-turn-helix transcriptional regulator encodes MDMQQIDFLKRLAQGIALQFGSNCEVVVHDLQSKDPAHTIVAIENGHITGRSIGDGPSNVVLKALHSNPEKLHDSPSYLTKTEDGKILKSTTIYLRDEKHKPIAIFAINYDIALFSAMEESLRGLITPSNSSEETPQTIPHNVTDLLDELIDQSVHMVGRPVALMTKDDKIKAIRFLNDSGAFLITKSGQKVCSYFGISKYTLYSYLDEAKNQNS; translated from the coding sequence ATGGACATGCAGCAAATTGACTTTTTAAAACGTCTTGCACAGGGTATTGCTCTACAATTTGGCTCAAACTGTGAGGTTGTTGTTCATGATCTTCAGAGTAAAGATCCCGCTCATACCATAGTTGCTATTGAGAATGGTCATATAACAGGAAGAAGTATCGGAGATGGCCCTTCAAACGTAGTACTCAAAGCACTCCATTCAAATCCAGAAAAGCTTCATGACTCTCCCTCTTATCTCACCAAAACAGAAGACGGCAAGATACTCAAATCAACAACTATTTACCTACGTGACGAGAAACACAAACCAATCGCAATTTTTGCTATTAACTACGACATTGCACTTTTCTCTGCAATGGAAGAATCCTTACGTGGTCTCATTACTCCCAGTAATTCATCTGAAGAAACTCCGCAGACCATTCCACATAACGTAACCGATCTTCTCGATGAGCTTATTGATCAAAGCGTACACATGGTTGGGCGCCCCGTTGCTCTTATGACAAAAGATGACAAAATCAAAGCAATCCGTTTTCTTAATGATTCTGGAGCATTTCTTATTACCAAATCAGGTCAAAAAGTCTGTTCCTATTTTGGCATTTCAAAGTACACTCTTTATAGCTATCTTGACGAGGCAAAGAATCAAAATTCATAG
- the ssnA gene encoding putative aminohydrolase SsnA, with the protein MLLIVNGRVITRDEAHPYIEDGAVAIEGQKIVAVDTRAKLEAAYPDAEKLDAHGGVIMPGLINCHTHIYSGLARGLAIKDCNPHNFLENLEQQWWNIDRHLTLDGTRACAYATILDSLRDGVTTIFDHHASFCEIPDSLFAIKDVAKELGIRACLCYETSDRDGEAKRDESIAENAAFAKWAADEDDDMIAAMFGGHALFTLSDETLDKMVEANNGLTGFHIHVCEGMDDVYDSALNHGTTAVHRLLDHGLLGEKTMLGHCIHVTPADMDILAHTHTSIVNNPESNMGNAVGCAPVLEFFKRGIDVCMGTDAYTHDMLESLKVFLPMQRHNACMPNVGWVEAMTMLFKNNVKMAEKYFSTKSNGKPLGKLAPGAAADIAIFDYKPFTPFSDENIDGHMLFGFEGKNCRTTIVNGKVLYKDREFVAFDEDKINAWTMVEAKKLWGELNGRQY; encoded by the coding sequence ATGCTGCTTATTGTGAACGGTCGTGTTATTACGCGCGACGAAGCTCATCCGTACATTGAAGATGGTGCCGTAGCAATTGAAGGTCAGAAGATTGTTGCCGTTGATACGCGTGCGAAACTTGAAGCCGCCTATCCCGATGCAGAAAAGCTTGACGCGCATGGCGGCGTCATTATGCCAGGTCTTATCAACTGCCATACTCATATCTATTCTGGCTTGGCACGTGGTCTTGCTATCAAAGACTGTAACCCTCACAACTTCCTTGAAAATCTTGAGCAGCAGTGGTGGAACATCGACCGTCATTTGACGCTTGATGGAACTCGCGCTTGCGCTTACGCAACTATCCTTGATTCACTGCGAGATGGTGTTACTACTATCTTTGACCACCATGCAAGTTTCTGCGAGATTCCTGATTCACTTTTTGCTATCAAAGACGTCGCAAAAGAGCTTGGTATTCGTGCTTGCCTTTGCTATGAGACATCTGATCGTGATGGAGAGGCCAAGCGTGATGAGTCTATCGCTGAAAATGCTGCCTTTGCTAAATGGGCTGCAGATGAAGATGACGATATGATTGCTGCTATGTTTGGTGGACACGCCCTCTTCACACTTTCCGATGAGACGCTTGATAAGATGGTTGAGGCCAACAACGGTCTTACTGGTTTCCATATTCACGTTTGCGAGGGCATGGATGATGTGTATGATTCCGCCCTTAATCACGGAACCACTGCGGTACATCGCCTGCTTGATCATGGTCTTTTGGGCGAGAAAACCATGCTTGGTCACTGCATCCACGTGACTCCTGCTGATATGGACATTCTTGCTCATACTCATACCAGTATTGTCAACAATCCTGAGTCCAATATGGGTAATGCTGTTGGGTGTGCACCGGTGCTTGAGTTCTTCAAGCGCGGTATTGACGTATGCATGGGCACCGATGCATATACGCACGATATGCTTGAATCGCTTAAGGTCTTTTTACCTATGCAGCGTCATAACGCTTGCATGCCAAATGTTGGTTGGGTTGAAGCTATGACCATGCTCTTCAAGAACAATGTCAAGATGGCCGAGAAGTACTTCTCAACAAAGTCCAACGGCAAGCCTTTGGGTAAGCTCGCACCTGGTGCTGCTGCTGACATTGCAATCTTTGATTACAAGCCATTCACGCCGTTCTCTGACGAGAACATCGACGGTCACATGCTTTTTGGTTTTGAGGGCAAGAACTGCCGTACTACTATTGTCAACGGTAAGGTTCTCTATAAGGACCGCGAATTTGTTGCGTTTGATGAGGACAAGATTAATGCTTGGACTATGGTTGAGGCCAAGAAGCTTTGGGGAGAGCTCAACGGCCGCCAGTATTAA
- the ygfK gene encoding putative selenate reductase subunit YgfK, producing MSDIMRPMKFDHLMNWILDEYENQKTIFGIHAFAKTAGAARPIFNEKIETPFGPAAGPNTQLAQNIVASYVTGARFFELKTVQKMDGEELSACVNKPCILASDEGYNCEWSTELTVPQAFDEYVKAWVICHILSRELGLGDADGFVFNMSVGYDLEGIKTPKVDKYINDMKDASETPVFKEAIAWAKANINRFHNVDEAFIDSIPSRISDSITESTLHGCPPDEIERIASYLITEKHLNTFIKCNPTLLGYEYARKTLDSLGFDYIAFDDHHFLEDLQWADAVPMLERLMKLCAEKGVEFGVKLTNTFPVDVTRGELPSEEMYMSGRSLWTLSLSLAKRLSEQFDGKLRISYSGGADYNNIKDLVDTGIWPVTMATTILKPGGYERMTQIAGLFADENTEAFSGVDVAKVSALLESSLKNARYHKEIKPQPDRHVRGALPLTDCFIAPCRDSCPIHQDIPGYLKAVDEGRYADALHIILERNALPFITGTICPHTCTNSCMRNYVDEHVHIRSCKLTAAENGLMEVLPTLASRGVVKDKKVAIIGGGPAGLSAASFLSRAGIEVVVFERTNKLGGIVRHVIPGFRISEEAIDNDVKLCQAYGATFKTGVEVTDVNTLLSEGYTDVVVAIGAWAPGRKTLKSGEALDALEFLEEFKRAPESVNLGTDVVVIGAGNTAMDVARAAKRVAGVQNVRLVYRRTKRYMPADEEELQMAIDDGVEFMELLAPGDLSNNHLTCEVMKLGAPDESGRRRPEGTGEFVTVPATAVITAVGEQIESNLYTTSGIALDEKGRPVVDNNLQTSLAHVYAVGDGRRGPATVVKGIADAMTVAVAIADFNFSSKELSNLEEDVAKIFGKRGQLCGDTDACEQSRCLSCPSVCEACVEVCPNRANVAIKVPGVQQQQIIHVDGMCNECGNCAVFCPYSEGRPYKDKFTAFWSREDFDNSENEGFLPTADGFLVRLDGSTAIYNVDDEACGLPENIRKMIVTVRDSYRYLLNA from the coding sequence ATGAGCGACATTATGCGTCCCATGAAATTCGACCATCTGATGAATTGGATTTTAGATGAGTACGAAAATCAGAAGACTATCTTTGGAATTCATGCATTTGCCAAGACAGCTGGAGCTGCTCGTCCTATTTTTAACGAGAAAATTGAGACCCCATTTGGTCCTGCAGCGGGCCCCAATACACAGCTTGCACAGAATATCGTAGCATCATATGTTACTGGTGCTCGTTTCTTTGAGCTTAAAACAGTTCAGAAAATGGATGGAGAAGAGCTTTCAGCTTGCGTTAATAAGCCTTGTATTTTGGCATCCGATGAGGGATACAACTGCGAGTGGTCTACGGAGTTAACCGTACCTCAGGCATTTGATGAGTATGTCAAGGCATGGGTTATCTGCCATATTCTTTCTCGAGAGCTTGGCCTGGGAGATGCTGACGGTTTTGTCTTTAATATGTCCGTTGGATATGACCTTGAAGGAATTAAAACTCCTAAGGTAGATAAATATATAAATGACATGAAGGATGCCTCTGAGACTCCTGTATTTAAGGAGGCAATTGCATGGGCAAAAGCTAACATTAATCGCTTCCACAATGTTGACGAGGCATTTATTGATTCCATTCCTTCTCGTATTTCAGATTCTATTACAGAGTCAACTCTGCATGGTTGTCCTCCAGATGAGATTGAGCGAATTGCTTCCTATCTCATTACCGAGAAGCACCTCAATACCTTTATTAAGTGCAATCCAACACTTTTGGGATATGAGTATGCACGTAAAACGCTGGATTCTTTAGGATTTGACTACATTGCCTTTGATGATCATCACTTCCTAGAAGATTTGCAGTGGGCTGATGCAGTTCCTATGCTTGAGCGTCTTATGAAACTGTGTGCAGAAAAGGGTGTTGAGTTTGGTGTCAAACTTACCAATACCTTCCCAGTAGATGTTACTCGTGGCGAGTTGCCAAGCGAAGAAATGTATATGTCTGGTCGTTCTCTTTGGACCTTGTCACTTTCACTTGCTAAGCGTCTTTCTGAGCAGTTTGATGGTAAGCTTCGTATTTCGTACTCTGGCGGCGCAGACTATAACAACATTAAAGATCTTGTTGATACAGGTATTTGGCCTGTTACTATGGCAACTACCATTTTGAAGCCTGGCGGCTATGAGCGCATGACGCAGATTGCTGGACTCTTTGCAGATGAAAATACGGAAGCATTTTCTGGCGTTGATGTGGCAAAGGTATCTGCCTTGCTTGAAAGTTCGCTCAAAAATGCACGTTATCACAAAGAGATTAAGCCACAACCTGATCGTCACGTACGCGGGGCGCTTCCGCTGACTGACTGCTTTATTGCGCCATGTCGTGATTCTTGTCCAATTCATCAGGACATTCCAGGATATCTTAAGGCAGTAGATGAAGGCCGTTATGCTGACGCCTTACACATCATTCTTGAGCGCAATGCCCTTCCTTTTATTACCGGTACTATTTGTCCTCATACCTGCACAAATTCCTGCATGCGTAATTACGTTGATGAGCATGTTCATATTCGTAGCTGCAAACTTACCGCCGCAGAGAACGGCCTTATGGAAGTCCTTCCAACACTTGCCTCTCGTGGTGTGGTTAAGGATAAGAAGGTTGCTATTATTGGCGGTGGTCCCGCTGGTCTTTCGGCGGCATCTTTCTTATCACGCGCAGGTATTGAAGTAGTTGTCTTTGAGCGTACTAATAAACTGGGCGGTATTGTTCGTCACGTTATTCCTGGTTTCCGTATTTCTGAGGAAGCTATCGATAACGATGTCAAGCTGTGCCAGGCATATGGTGCAACCTTTAAGACAGGCGTTGAGGTTACAGATGTAAATACTCTGCTTTCTGAGGGCTATACCGACGTTGTAGTAGCAATTGGTGCATGGGCTCCTGGTCGTAAGACCTTGAAGTCCGGCGAGGCTCTGGATGCTCTTGAGTTCCTCGAGGAGTTTAAGCGTGCACCTGAGTCCGTTAACCTTGGCACTGACGTAGTTGTTATCGGTGCCGGTAATACTGCTATGGATGTGGCTCGTGCAGCAAAGCGTGTTGCTGGTGTACAAAATGTACGTCTGGTATATCGTCGTACCAAGCGCTATATGCCTGCTGATGAGGAAGAGCTCCAGATGGCCATTGATGATGGCGTGGAGTTCATGGAGCTTCTCGCCCCAGGAGATTTGTCCAATAATCATCTTACCTGTGAGGTAATGAAACTTGGCGCTCCTGATGAGTCTGGTCGTCGTCGTCCCGAGGGTACGGGCGAGTTTGTGACGGTTCCTGCAACCGCTGTTATTACAGCAGTTGGTGAGCAGATTGAGTCTAATCTTTATACCACCTCTGGAATTGCCCTTGACGAGAAGGGCCGTCCAGTTGTGGACAATAATCTTCAGACTTCTCTTGCGCACGTCTATGCAGTTGGTGATGGACGTCGTGGTCCAGCAACTGTTGTCAAGGGTATTGCAGACGCTATGACCGTAGCCGTTGCCATTGCAGATTTCAATTTCTCAAGCAAGGAACTTTCCAACCTTGAGGAAGACGTTGCTAAGATTTTTGGTAAGCGTGGACAGCTTTGCGGTGATACTGATGCGTGCGAGCAGTCACGTTGTCTTTCTTGTCCTTCGGTATGTGAAGCATGCGTTGAGGTATGTCCGAACCGTGCTAATGTTGCTATTAAGGTTCCTGGTGTTCAACAGCAGCAGATTATTCACGTTGATGGTATGTGTAATGAGTGCGGTAACTGTGCCGTGTTCTGCCCATACTCTGAAGGTCGTCCTTATAAAGATAAGTTCACTGCATTTTGGAGTCGTGAAGACTTTGACAACTCTGAGAATGAAGGCTTCCTTCCAACTGCAGACGGTTTCTTAGTACGTCTTGATGGCAGCACAGCAATTTATAACGTTGACGATGA